The following are encoded in a window of Heteronotia binoei isolate CCM8104 ecotype False Entrance Well chromosome 9, APGP_CSIRO_Hbin_v1, whole genome shotgun sequence genomic DNA:
- the SCRG1 gene encoding scrapie-responsive protein 1, with product MVDSGASRCFVDVAFMKQHQIPVQDKDTLTLVEAIDGRLLYCGPCASLTPSGRLSCYRKMLRDHDCHRIPEGMTSLRSIDGSLQDHFWEGKGCEMVCYCSFSELLCCPKSIFFGPKISFVIPCNTAPEEHVA from the exons ATGGTCGACTCTGGGGCCTCCCGCTGCTTTGTCGACGTGGCCTTtatgaagcaacaccagatcccagtgcaggacAAAGATACCCTGACCCTGGTCGAAGccatcgacgggcgcctcctctaCTGCGGTCCG TGTGCAAGCCTCACACCATCGGGCCGCCTCTCCTGTTACAGAAAAATGCTAAGAGACCATGACTGTCACAGGATTCCAGAGGGAATGACCAGCCTTCGATCAATTGATGGAAGTCTTCAAGATCACTTCTGGGAGGGAAAAGGCTGTGAAATGGTCTGTTATTGCAGTTTCAGTGAATTACTCTGCTGCCCAAA AAGTATTTTCTTTGGGCCAAAGATCTCTTTTGTGATTCCCTGCAACACAGCTCCTGAAGAACACGTTGCATGA